One Deltaproteobacteria bacterium RBG_16_64_85 genomic region harbors:
- a CDS encoding electron transfer flavoprotein subunit beta yields the protein MADILVVVEHQEGAFKKTTLATITAAKTYAGLAGGEVDALVLGDGVAAVSDTVAGYGVRKVLLGESAAVGKYLAVAYAPAVAQVVKEKGYGAVFAPASTFGKDFMPRLSGLLDAPLASDIVGLTKDGDKLRVQRPLYAGNAIATVELSGSPLLFTVRQTAFDPAPAAGAKAPVEKVSVSVDAGGSAFVSRQETKSERPELTDARVVVSAGRGIKAQENFKLVEDLADLFHAAIGASRAAVDAGWAPNDWQVGQTGKIVAPELYIALGISGAIQHLAGMKDSKVIVAINKDEEAPIFQVADYGLVADLFKAVPEMITAIKKLKSA from the coding sequence ATGGCGGACATCCTGGTCGTGGTGGAGCACCAGGAAGGGGCTTTCAAGAAAACCACCCTGGCGACGATCACGGCGGCAAAGACGTATGCCGGCCTGGCCGGCGGAGAGGTCGATGCCCTTGTCTTGGGGGACGGCGTTGCCGCGGTGTCGGACACGGTGGCGGGATACGGCGTGCGCAAGGTGCTGCTGGGGGAGAGTGCGGCGGTCGGGAAATACCTCGCGGTGGCCTATGCGCCCGCAGTGGCCCAGGTGGTCAAGGAAAAGGGGTACGGCGCGGTGTTCGCCCCGGCGTCCACGTTCGGAAAGGACTTCATGCCGCGCCTGTCGGGGCTTTTGGACGCCCCGCTGGCCAGCGACATCGTCGGGCTGACGAAGGACGGGGACAAGCTCCGCGTCCAACGCCCGTTGTACGCAGGGAACGCGATCGCGACGGTGGAGCTTTCCGGGAGCCCGCTGCTCTTCACCGTGCGGCAGACGGCATTCGACCCGGCTCCGGCGGCCGGGGCAAAGGCGCCGGTGGAAAAAGTTTCCGTGTCGGTCGACGCGGGCGGGAGCGCCTTCGTGTCCCGCCAGGAGACCAAATCCGAGCGGCCGGAGCTGACCGATGCCCGGGTGGTCGTCTCCGCGGGTCGCGGGATCAAGGCGCAGGAGAATTTCAAGTTGGTCGAGGATCTCGCCGACCTGTTCCACGCGGCGATCGGAGCATCGCGCGCGGCGGTCGACGCGGGGTGGGCGCCCAACGACTGGCAGGTGGGGCAGACGGGCAAGATCGTGGCACCCGAGCTCTACATTGCGCTGGGGATCTCCGGGGCCATCCAGCACCTGGCGGGGATGAAGGACTCCAAGGTGATCGTGGCGATCAACAAGGACGAGGAGGCGCCGATCTTCCAGGTGGCCGACTACGGGCTGGTGGCCGACCTCTTCAAGGCGGTGCCGGAGATGATCACAGCGATTAAAAAGTTGAAATCCGCTTAA
- a CDS encoding electron transfer flavoprotein subunit beta: protein MKILVAIKPVPNPDEKVKIRPDGSGINLDNIKMVINPFCEIAVEEALRIKEKQGGEVAILTVGPKEGEQQMRTALAMGADRAILVETSMGLDSLAVAKYMAKAIEQEKPDLVLMGKQAVDDDNNQVGQILAALLNWPQATFASKVEFLEGNKKARVGRETDGGIETIEVPLPCVVTTDLRLNEPRYASLPGIMKAKKKELKVIPGASLGVDASPRVRVLFLAPPRERAGGRKVADVAELVALLSNEAKVL from the coding sequence GTGAAGATTCTGGTGGCGATCAAGCCCGTCCCCAACCCGGACGAGAAGGTGAAGATCCGGCCGGACGGGAGCGGGATCAACCTCGACAACATCAAGATGGTGATCAACCCGTTCTGCGAGATCGCGGTGGAGGAAGCGCTTCGGATCAAGGAGAAGCAGGGCGGCGAAGTGGCGATCCTCACGGTCGGGCCCAAGGAGGGCGAGCAGCAGATGCGCACCGCGCTGGCGATGGGCGCCGACCGGGCGATCCTGGTGGAGACTTCGATGGGGCTGGACAGCCTCGCTGTGGCGAAGTACATGGCCAAGGCCATCGAGCAGGAAAAGCCGGACCTGGTCCTCATGGGCAAGCAGGCGGTCGATGACGACAACAACCAGGTCGGCCAGATCCTTGCCGCCTTGTTGAACTGGCCCCAGGCCACGTTTGCCTCCAAGGTGGAGTTCCTCGAGGGAAACAAGAAAGCTCGCGTGGGAAGGGAGACGGACGGAGGGATCGAGACCATCGAGGTGCCCCTCCCCTGTGTGGTGACGACCGACCTGCGGCTGAACGAGCCCCGCTACGCGTCGCTCCCCGGGATCATGAAGGCGAAGAAGAAGGAGCTCAAGGTGATCCCCGGCGCCTCGCTGGGTGTTGACGCGTCGCCGAGGGTTCGCGTGCTCTTCCTCGCCCCGCCCAGGGAGCGGGCCGGCGGGAGGAAGGTGGCCGACGTCGCCGAGCTGGTCGCCTTGCTTTCGAACGAAGCCAAAGTTCTATAA
- a CDS encoding UDP-N-acetyl-D-glucosamine dehydrogenase, protein MPDSNAHGDFLSRLKKKKFTAAVIGLGYVGLPLAMEYTRAGIPVIGIDLDGEKIRMIRAGNSYIKDVSSASVREAVRAGLFRVTSDFSALAETDTVNICVPTPLNKTRDPDLSYVVNAAEQVAKYMHKDMLIVLESTTYPGTTEEVLAPIFEAKGWKVGRDIFLAFSPERVDPGNPRFTTRNIPKVVGGVTPGCTAVAAALYTGVLEKVHPVSKARVAEMTKLLENTFRSVNIALVNEIAIMCDRMGIDVWEVIDAAKTKPFGFIPFYPGPGIGGHCIPLDPFYLSWKAKQFGFESRFIELAGVINRQMPHFVVDKVVEALNRFKKSVNGAKILILGVAYKKNISDVRESPALDIIQFLANRGAELSYCDPYVPRLDEPGIRLKADKLTVTALKKADCAVVVTDHDLFNYGMILRESKIVVDTRNALKGRNGNKVIKL, encoded by the coding sequence ATGCCCGATTCGAACGCTCATGGGGATTTTCTCTCGCGTCTGAAGAAGAAAAAATTCACGGCCGCCGTGATCGGCCTTGGGTATGTGGGTCTTCCCCTGGCGATGGAATATACAAGGGCCGGCATTCCGGTGATCGGAATCGATCTGGACGGGGAGAAGATCCGGATGATCCGCGCGGGAAATTCCTACATCAAGGACGTATCCTCCGCGTCCGTACGTGAAGCCGTGAGAGCCGGGCTGTTTCGGGTAACCTCCGATTTTTCGGCGCTTGCCGAAACGGACACGGTCAACATCTGCGTCCCCACCCCACTCAACAAGACGAGGGACCCCGACCTTTCCTACGTCGTCAACGCGGCCGAGCAGGTCGCGAAATACATGCACAAGGACATGCTGATCGTCCTGGAGAGCACCACGTATCCGGGTACTACCGAGGAAGTTCTCGCCCCGATCTTCGAGGCGAAGGGGTGGAAGGTTGGTCGGGATATCTTCCTGGCCTTCTCGCCGGAGCGTGTGGACCCCGGGAACCCGAGGTTCACGACGCGGAACATCCCCAAGGTGGTCGGGGGGGTGACGCCAGGATGTACGGCGGTGGCGGCTGCGCTCTACACCGGAGTGCTGGAAAAAGTCCATCCGGTTTCGAAGGCCCGCGTGGCGGAAATGACCAAGCTCCTGGAAAACACCTTCCGCTCGGTCAATATCGCATTGGTGAATGAAATCGCCATCATGTGTGACCGGATGGGAATCGATGTATGGGAAGTTATCGACGCTGCCAAGACCAAGCCGTTCGGGTTTATTCCGTTTTACCCGGGGCCGGGGATCGGGGGGCATTGCATTCCGCTCGATCCCTTCTATCTGTCCTGGAAAGCCAAGCAGTTCGGATTCGAATCGCGATTCATCGAGCTTGCGGGCGTGATCAACCGCCAAATGCCGCACTTTGTCGTCGACAAGGTCGTTGAGGCGTTGAATCGGTTCAAGAAATCCGTAAATGGGGCGAAGATCCTCATACTGGGCGTAGCCTACAAAAAAAACATCAGCGATGTGCGGGAATCTCCAGCGCTCGATATCATCCAGTTCCTGGCAAACAGGGGGGCCGAGCTGTCGTATTGCGACCCGTACGTCCCACGCCTGGACGAGCCGGGAATCCGGTTGAAGGCGGACAAGCTTACGGTAACCGCGCTCAAAAAAGCCGACTGCGCGGTAGTGGTGACCGACCACGACCTTTTCAATTACGGGATGATCCTGCGGGAGTCGAAGATCGTCGTAGATACCCGCAACGCCCTCAAGGGCCGCAACGGCAACAAGGTCATCAAACTTTAA
- a CDS encoding Vi polysaccharide biosynthesis protein VipB/TviC, translated as MVYLVTGGAGFIGSNLAEALLSAGHKVRILDNFLTGKRKNIAGFTETFGGAFELIEGDLRELTTMRKAADGVEYILHQGALPSVPRSVADPALSNEINVGGTVNLLIAARDAGVRRVVFAASSSVYGDTPELPKRESMTPNPKSPYAAQKLAGEHYMRIFYEVYGLETVSLRYFNIFGPRQDPESMYAAVIPRFIMCVLSGKVPTVYGDGLQTRDFTYIDNVVEANLLACNAPKAACGKVFNIACGERVSLIDILEIVYGLAARRVTPTFESSRPGDVRDSLADISLAKNLLGYTPNVAFPVGLSRTFDYFRGADR; from the coding sequence ATGGTCTACCTTGTGACCGGCGGCGCGGGGTTCATCGGGTCGAATCTGGCGGAAGCCCTTTTATCAGCTGGGCATAAAGTGCGAATTCTAGATAACTTCCTCACCGGGAAGCGAAAGAACATCGCCGGGTTTACTGAAACGTTCGGCGGTGCCTTCGAATTGATCGAAGGCGATCTCCGGGAACTTACGACGATGCGCAAGGCCGCGGATGGCGTCGAGTATATCCTCCACCAGGGGGCGCTTCCCTCGGTGCCTCGCTCGGTCGCGGACCCCGCCCTTTCCAACGAGATCAACGTGGGGGGCACGGTCAATCTGCTGATCGCGGCTCGGGACGCCGGTGTCCGCCGGGTCGTGTTTGCCGCTTCCTCTTCTGTGTACGGCGACACCCCTGAACTTCCCAAGCGAGAGTCGATGACGCCCAATCCGAAGAGCCCCTACGCAGCGCAGAAACTCGCAGGCGAGCACTACATGCGGATCTTCTACGAGGTTTACGGCCTGGAGACGGTCTCGCTGCGCTACTTCAACATATTTGGCCCACGGCAGGATCCGGAGTCGATGTACGCGGCGGTCATCCCGAGATTCATCATGTGCGTCCTCTCCGGCAAGGTCCCCACGGTATACGGAGACGGTCTTCAGACGCGCGACTTCACGTACATCGACAACGTTGTGGAGGCGAACCTTTTGGCCTGCAATGCGCCCAAGGCGGCGTGCGGCAAGGTTTTCAACATCGCCTGCGGGGAGAGAGTCTCGCTCATCGACATCCTGGAGATTGTCTACGGGCTGGCGGCGCGCCGGGTGACCCCGACATTCGAGTCGTCGCGGCCCGGCGACGTCCGCGACTCCCTCGCCGACATCTCCCTTGCAAAAAATCTGTTAGGATATACCCCGAATGTTGCCTTTCCGGTCGGTCTTTCCCGCACGTTCGACTACTTCCGGGGGGCCGATCGTTAA